In Arthrobacter sp. CDRTa11, one DNA window encodes the following:
- a CDS encoding LacI family DNA-binding transcriptional regulator, translating into MILPAVRGTRAHRPQPSIEDVAAAAGVSTATVSRAVRGLPRVAQPTRTRILEIAHALGYAASASAAGLATGRTRSVGVVTSSLRHPAYGAAVEGAERALRSQGYSLVLLHLPHPSASARLPIDLNVLCRRVDALLVLGAGTLGKDSIEQLQRSAMPHMVVGLHGEPDNDELEAATTAIRHLVQLGHTDLALFHGGRGAMPRIRPQAGGLDHRTNSLDANSIKLREIRIEGPAGAIAHSRTAFCRLWAGPGPKPTAIVCASDEMALGVFLEAARKGLTIPKNLSLVGMDGQDLGESLELTAVIHCSARRAANGVQSLLAALEGDHSITHPAPWSPELMIRQSTAAPLETGQQPVWLPQ; encoded by the coding sequence GTGATACTGCCGGCCGTCAGGGGAACGCGGGCGCACCGCCCTCAGCCCAGCATTGAAGATGTGGCCGCCGCGGCCGGTGTTTCCACGGCCACGGTCTCCCGCGCAGTCAGGGGCCTTCCCAGGGTCGCCCAACCCACCCGGACAAGAATCCTCGAAATCGCCCATGCCTTGGGCTACGCTGCGTCAGCCTCTGCCGCAGGACTGGCCACAGGCAGGACGCGAAGCGTTGGCGTTGTGACTTCCTCCCTTCGCCACCCTGCATACGGCGCGGCTGTTGAAGGAGCCGAGCGGGCACTCCGCTCGCAAGGCTACTCTCTGGTGCTGCTCCATCTTCCGCATCCCTCGGCCAGTGCCCGGCTCCCCATAGATTTGAACGTGCTCTGCCGACGTGTGGACGCGCTTCTGGTCCTGGGGGCCGGCACTCTGGGAAAGGATTCGATCGAGCAACTGCAGCGGAGCGCGATGCCGCACATGGTGGTCGGTCTGCACGGCGAGCCGGACAACGATGAGCTGGAAGCTGCCACCACCGCCATTCGGCACCTGGTTCAGCTCGGGCACACGGACCTGGCCCTCTTCCACGGAGGACGTGGGGCCATGCCCCGGATACGTCCACAGGCAGGCGGACTGGATCACCGGACGAACTCCCTGGACGCTAATAGCATAAAGCTAAGGGAAATCCGGATTGAAGGTCCGGCCGGGGCAATCGCCCACAGCCGGACGGCGTTCTGCCGTCTGTGGGCCGGACCCGGGCCAAAGCCGACCGCCATAGTCTGCGCTTCCGATGAGATGGCTCTCGGCGTGTTCTTGGAAGCCGCACGGAAGGGGCTGACTATTCCTAAAAACCTGTCCCTCGTGGGAATGGATGGCCAGGACCTTGGCGAATCACTGGAATTGACCGCCGTCATTCACTGCTCAGCCCGGAGAGCCGCAAATGGAGTACAAAGTCTCCTTGCCGCTTTGGAAGGTGACCACAGCATCACCCACCCGGCCCCGTGGTCGCCAGAGCTCATGATCCGGCAGTCAACAGCAGCACCACTGGAAACGGGCCAACAGCCAGTGTGGCTGCCACAGTAG
- a CDS encoding SDR family NAD(P)-dependent oxidoreductase: MSSTSWQEVATEGRFTGKTVIVTGAASGIGQATALRIAKEGGRVIAADISKERLDDLIADNSGLDIVPVAGDISQEETVAAVVAAAGGRVDALANVAGIMDNFAPIHEIHDDMWDNVFRINVTALMRLTRAVVPLMLQAGAGSVVNVASEAGLRGSAAGAAYTASKHAVVGLTKNSAVIYGPQGLRFNAVAPGPTMTGIVANWGSKTAAERLGPIMQATVPAVATAAQLAASITFLLSDDGTNINGAILASDGGWSAL; the protein is encoded by the coding sequence ATGAGCAGCACGTCATGGCAGGAAGTCGCCACCGAGGGCCGCTTCACCGGCAAGACGGTCATCGTTACCGGCGCAGCTTCGGGCATCGGCCAGGCCACGGCCCTGCGCATCGCGAAGGAGGGCGGCCGGGTGATCGCGGCGGACATCAGCAAGGAGCGGCTGGATGACCTGATCGCCGACAACAGCGGCCTCGACATCGTTCCCGTGGCCGGAGACATCAGCCAGGAAGAGACAGTTGCAGCCGTTGTGGCAGCGGCGGGCGGCAGGGTTGACGCCCTTGCCAACGTGGCCGGCATCATGGACAACTTCGCTCCCATCCACGAGATCCACGACGACATGTGGGACAACGTCTTCCGCATCAATGTCACCGCACTCATGCGCCTCACCCGTGCGGTGGTTCCGCTGATGCTGCAGGCCGGAGCCGGCTCGGTGGTCAATGTCGCCTCCGAAGCGGGCCTGCGCGGGTCCGCCGCCGGTGCCGCATACACCGCGTCCAAGCACGCCGTCGTCGGCCTGACCAAAAACTCGGCAGTGATTTACGGGCCGCAGGGCCTGAGGTTCAACGCCGTGGCGCCGGGGCCCACCATGACCGGCATCGTGGCGAATTGGGGATCGAAGACTGCCGCCGAGCGTCTGGGGCCGATCATGCAGGCCACCGTCCCCGCCGTCGCCACCGCAGCGCAGCTTGCTGCGTCCATCACCTTCCTGCTCAGCGACGACGGCACCAACATTAACGGCGCCATCCTGGCGTCCGACGGCGGCTGGTCGGCACTGTAG
- a CDS encoding TetR family transcriptional regulator, producing the protein MRTEESTAAVSRSTGRPVTIDPDAVAAVALRLFSEQGYENTSMEDVAREAGIGRKSLYRYFSTKADLVWGGMEPVIEAVTQEWDDSPRTYGSDGDVLAGLRAAATGGVTTLPDLSVTRGRLRLIAEHPDLSSRSYEFLAPQRERARRHLVSLGLPDDTARYLCAAFLGATFEAWLMWAAGEDADPAPYLAAAVGVLRVPEMD; encoded by the coding sequence ATGCGAACTGAAGAGTCCACGGCTGCCGTGTCCCGCTCCACCGGACGGCCCGTCACCATTGATCCGGACGCCGTAGCCGCCGTGGCACTGCGGCTGTTCAGCGAGCAGGGCTACGAGAACACCTCCATGGAGGACGTGGCGCGGGAAGCAGGCATCGGACGCAAGAGCCTCTACCGGTATTTCTCTACCAAGGCGGACCTGGTGTGGGGCGGGATGGAGCCTGTCATTGAGGCCGTGACCCAGGAGTGGGACGATTCCCCGCGCACGTACGGTTCCGACGGCGACGTCCTGGCGGGGCTGCGGGCGGCAGCGACAGGCGGGGTCACCACCCTCCCGGATCTTTCCGTGACCCGCGGGCGGCTGCGCCTCATCGCCGAGCACCCAGACCTCTCCAGCCGGAGCTACGAATTCCTGGCGCCGCAGCGGGAGCGCGCACGCCGTCATCTGGTGTCGCTTGGGCTGCCCGATGACACGGCCCGCTACCTGTGCGCCGCTTTTCTGGGTGCGACGTTTGAGGCGTGGTTGATGTGGGCGGCCGGCGAAGACGCCGACCCGGCGCCCTACCTCGCCGCGGCGGTGGGAGTTCTTAGGGTCCCGGAAATGGACTGA
- a CDS encoding putative glycolipid-binding domain-containing protein, with the protein MHPQPESATDTDVIRDYAWQGEDDPGRLDTATVIFGPDRLQAHGTSRTDWYALSWVLETGDDWVTRRLAATVHGHGWSRQLELELSDDGAWSSRASASGSGASGGVRSEEGGLAVAAMPPPGIDNPDELRDALDCDLGLCPMTNTMPILRLNLLGQGMRGQGASEGETMLTMAWVEVPSLRVFPSRQRYSSSLASVGTVRFSSESRDFTAELTTDQHGVVTLYPGLARLLPLPHVKRG; encoded by the coding sequence GTGCACCCGCAGCCAGAGTCAGCCACGGACACCGACGTCATCAGGGACTATGCCTGGCAGGGCGAGGACGACCCCGGCCGGCTGGATACGGCCACGGTCATTTTTGGACCGGACAGGCTCCAGGCACACGGGACGTCCCGCACCGATTGGTATGCGCTGAGCTGGGTCCTGGAAACGGGGGATGATTGGGTCACGAGGAGACTCGCAGCCACCGTCCACGGTCACGGCTGGAGCCGTCAGCTCGAACTTGAACTCAGCGACGACGGCGCTTGGAGTTCACGCGCGTCCGCTTCCGGAAGCGGTGCATCGGGAGGTGTTCGCTCCGAAGAGGGTGGGCTCGCAGTTGCAGCCATGCCACCGCCGGGTATCGATAACCCGGACGAGCTCCGCGACGCACTGGATTGCGACCTCGGCCTGTGCCCCATGACCAACACCATGCCCATCCTGCGGCTGAATCTGTTGGGTCAGGGAATGCGAGGTCAGGGAGCGTCCGAAGGGGAAACCATGCTGACCATGGCCTGGGTGGAAGTTCCCAGCCTTAGGGTGTTCCCCAGCAGGCAGAGATACAGCAGTTCCCTTGCCTCGGTAGGCACGGTCCGCTTCAGCTCCGAGAGCCGGGACTTCACTGCCGAGCTGACCACCGACCAGCACGGCGTGGTCACCCTGTATCCGGGGCTTGCCCGGTTGCTGCCTTTACCCCACGTGAAACGCGGCTGA
- a CDS encoding aldo/keto reductase has translation MEYRILGRTGLSVSTVCVGTSSLGSHPAPRGTDTAVATIRRVFEGPFNFIDTSNEYGNGGNSERRIGEAIAEAGGLPEGVVIATKVDPIVGTRDFSGDRVRRSVEESLERLGLDRLQLVYLHDPEKITFEEGTAAGGPLEALTELRDQGVIGHIGVAGGPIDLELKYLATDMFDVVISHNRYTLVDRTAEPLIQDAMERGVAFVNAAPFGGGMLVKGPDAEPNYCYRPASQATISRVRKMEAICAEHSVPLAAAALQFSTRDRRITSTIVGMSEPARVDQTLRLAEWDIPAEAWARILPLAAAGTGELD, from the coding sequence ATGGAATACAGGATTCTTGGCCGTACCGGACTCTCCGTCTCCACAGTCTGCGTTGGGACCAGCTCGCTGGGCAGCCACCCTGCCCCGCGCGGCACCGACACCGCAGTGGCCACCATCCGCCGGGTTTTTGAGGGTCCCTTCAACTTCATCGACACGTCCAACGAGTATGGGAACGGCGGCAACAGCGAACGCCGGATCGGTGAGGCCATTGCCGAAGCCGGCGGGTTGCCGGAAGGCGTTGTCATCGCCACCAAGGTGGACCCTATCGTGGGAACCCGCGACTTCTCCGGCGACCGGGTCCGCCGCTCCGTGGAGGAAAGCCTGGAACGCCTCGGCCTGGACCGCCTCCAGCTGGTGTACCTGCATGACCCCGAGAAAATCACGTTCGAGGAAGGCACCGCAGCCGGCGGTCCCCTCGAAGCCCTGACCGAACTCCGGGACCAAGGCGTGATCGGACACATCGGGGTAGCGGGCGGCCCGATCGACCTGGAGCTGAAGTACCTGGCCACCGACATGTTCGACGTCGTCATCAGCCACAACAGGTATACCCTGGTGGACCGGACTGCCGAACCGCTGATCCAGGACGCGATGGAACGTGGCGTCGCCTTTGTCAACGCCGCCCCCTTTGGCGGCGGAATGCTGGTCAAGGGCCCCGACGCCGAACCCAACTACTGCTACCGCCCCGCAAGCCAAGCCACCATCAGCCGCGTCCGGAAGATGGAGGCGATCTGCGCCGAGCACTCGGTGCCGCTGGCTGCCGCCGCGCTGCAGTTTTCAACCCGGGACCGGCGCATCACTTCCACGATTGTTGGCATGTCCGAGCCCGCGCGTGTTGACCAGACCCTCCGGCTGGCCGAATGGGACATCCCTGCCGAGGCCTGGGCCCGGATCCTGCCGCTCGCGGCAGCCGGAACCGGCGAACTGGACTAG
- a CDS encoding YkvA family protein, with translation MLWESVAGVVAGILLAYAVLLFLLWLYARRHPETVTLKEALRMLPDLLRLIRRLAEDRTLALGIRVRLVLLLAYLLSPIDLVPDFIPVIGYADDAIIVAMVLRSVLRRAGPDALGRHWPGTPAGLEIVLKAAGRPGTPGTAGAA, from the coding sequence ATGTTGTGGGAGAGCGTGGCCGGGGTGGTTGCCGGCATCCTGCTGGCGTACGCCGTCCTGCTGTTTTTGCTATGGCTTTACGCGCGCAGGCACCCGGAGACGGTCACCCTGAAGGAGGCGCTGCGGATGCTCCCGGACCTGTTGCGCCTGATCCGCCGGCTCGCTGAGGACCGGACCTTGGCCCTGGGGATTCGGGTCCGGCTGGTGCTCCTCCTGGCGTATCTGCTGTCTCCCATTGACCTGGTTCCGGACTTCATCCCGGTGATTGGCTATGCCGATGACGCCATCATTGTTGCCATGGTGCTGCGTTCCGTCCTCCGGCGGGCGGGGCCTGATGCGCTGGGCAGGCACTGGCCGGGGACCCCTGCCGGCCTGGAAATCGTCCTCAAGGCAGCGGGGCGGCCAGGGACTCCAGGCACGGCCGGGGCAGCATAG
- a CDS encoding response regulator transcription factor encodes MVERGIAVVVEDDDDVRTSLTEVLQQSGFAVHATVSGIEGVEAVREHNPVVVTMDVGLPDFDGIEASRRIRTFSDAYLIIVSGRVEEADALMGFEAGADDYLTKPFRPRELRARIAAMLRRPRALNARAAETASTPQSGNGYPSGHQRPAAPPSSLVSPAGHGAERQGTIIRCDFEHKGLTLHEGSRMAAIDGRPLDLTRTQFDLLLVLMENGRVVQTKADLVRRLRNEPYNTGSYVGTGEERAVEVHLGNLRKRLGDNSRDPRWVETVRGVGYRMAP; translated from the coding sequence ATGGTTGAGCGGGGTATTGCTGTTGTAGTAGAGGACGACGACGACGTGAGGACATCTCTGACGGAGGTGCTGCAGCAGTCAGGTTTCGCTGTGCACGCAACAGTTTCCGGTATCGAGGGCGTGGAGGCGGTCCGGGAGCACAACCCCGTGGTGGTCACCATGGATGTTGGCCTGCCGGACTTTGATGGAATTGAGGCATCGCGCCGGATCCGTACGTTCAGCGATGCCTACCTCATTATCGTCTCAGGCAGAGTGGAGGAAGCGGATGCCCTGATGGGGTTCGAGGCCGGAGCCGACGACTATCTCACCAAGCCCTTCAGGCCGCGGGAGCTCAGGGCCCGGATCGCCGCGATGCTCCGCCGGCCTCGGGCCCTGAACGCAAGGGCAGCAGAAACCGCCTCAACACCGCAATCGGGGAACGGGTATCCGTCCGGGCACCAGCGGCCGGCGGCACCGCCGTCGTCCCTTGTCTCTCCTGCCGGCCACGGAGCCGAGCGGCAGGGGACAATCATCCGCTGCGACTTCGAACATAAGGGATTGACCCTGCACGAGGGATCGCGCATGGCTGCCATTGACGGCCGGCCGCTGGATCTGACCCGGACCCAGTTCGACCTGCTCCTGGTCCTGATGGAAAACGGCCGGGTGGTGCAGACCAAGGCTGACCTCGTCCGCCGGCTGCGGAACGAGCCCTACAACACCGGTTCCTATGTGGGCACTGGCGAGGAGCGCGCCGTTGAGGTCCATTTGGGAAATCTTCGCAAGCGCCTGGGCGACAACTCGCGCGACCCCCGCTGGGTAGAGACGGTCCGGGGCGTGGGCTACCGGATGGCTCCATAG
- a CDS encoding glycosyltransferase family 2 protein — translation MITVLIPAHNEAAGITSTLQSLKDQTLSPGRVIVVADNCTDATEQLALAQGAEVVPTAGNVDKKAGALNFVLSRLLPDAAPEDLILIQDADSQLSPDFIERAVAHLQADSRLGAVGGVFSGGSGGGFVGHLQRNEYARYARDVKRLKGKCLVVTGTAALFRARTLRDVVAARLDGSLPPGNGHGGVYDTSVLTEDNELSFALLTLHYRIKSPADCTLVTEVMPSWRELWAQRLRWKRGAVENCVQYGWTRVTRPYWGRQALAVVGVLVTLAYFGTVAFALGTGAGLHIQPFWLAVTGVFVIERVVTVRLRGWKYMLAAATMYELVIDLFLQVVHAKAYADAALNNKKAW, via the coding sequence GTGATTACAGTCCTCATCCCGGCCCACAACGAGGCCGCAGGCATCACCTCAACACTCCAGTCACTTAAAGATCAAACTCTTTCGCCGGGCAGGGTCATTGTCGTCGCAGATAATTGCACAGACGCCACAGAGCAGCTGGCGCTTGCGCAGGGAGCTGAGGTTGTCCCGACGGCGGGAAACGTGGACAAGAAGGCCGGAGCGCTCAACTTTGTCCTCAGCAGGCTGCTTCCGGACGCTGCGCCCGAGGACTTGATCCTTATCCAGGACGCCGACTCCCAGCTGTCCCCTGACTTCATCGAACGTGCGGTGGCTCATCTGCAGGCGGATTCACGGCTTGGTGCGGTTGGAGGCGTGTTCAGCGGGGGAAGCGGCGGAGGATTCGTTGGCCACCTGCAACGGAACGAATATGCCAGGTATGCCCGCGACGTCAAGCGGCTCAAGGGGAAATGCCTGGTAGTCACGGGCACTGCTGCGCTGTTCCGGGCACGGACCCTTCGGGACGTTGTGGCAGCCCGGCTGGACGGTTCCCTGCCTCCAGGCAACGGACACGGCGGCGTATACGACACGTCCGTCCTGACAGAGGACAACGAGCTCTCCTTCGCCCTGCTCACCCTCCATTACCGGATCAAGTCGCCGGCAGACTGCACGTTGGTTACAGAGGTCATGCCGTCCTGGCGGGAGCTCTGGGCCCAGCGGCTCCGGTGGAAACGTGGAGCCGTGGAGAACTGCGTCCAGTACGGATGGACACGGGTTACCCGCCCCTATTGGGGAAGGCAGGCACTGGCCGTGGTTGGAGTGCTGGTGACACTGGCCTATTTCGGCACGGTGGCGTTTGCACTGGGCACGGGGGCAGGGCTGCACATTCAGCCATTCTGGCTTGCCGTGACCGGTGTCTTCGTGATCGAACGTGTGGTGACGGTACGGCTGCGGGGATGGAAATACATGCTCGCGGCCGCCACCATGTACGAGCTGGTGATCGACCTGTTCCTGCAGGTGGTCCACGCGAAGGCGTACGCAGATGCAGCCCTTAACAACAAGAAAGCTTGGTAA
- a CDS encoding LacI family DNA-binding transcriptional regulator, which translates to MAQQLGVSRQTISNAINAPERVSPPTLERVTELIAASGYRPNIAARQLRTRRSRNLGYRLFPSADGINGAIMDRFLHSLTASLQQHGYRVTVFAVPNDDAEIEAYGELLETSDLDGFILADTRQDDPRTRWLMDQEVPFVTFGRPWSADNEACPHPWVDVDGQAGTAEATHYLLSQGHRRIGFLGWPDSDSPARERPAGYDLGRDRREGWKTALSPHLEPHELDLMSVGVPDSIREGAAGALTLLANGATAIVCASDSLALGASEQLRAAFPDKVPAVIGFDDTPVAAAVGMSSIAQPVEEAAGTVVDIMRSILDGPTAQQRAPEHVLLPSRLVLRDGGGPLATPPGL; encoded by the coding sequence TTGGCGCAGCAACTCGGCGTCTCCCGGCAAACCATTTCGAATGCCATCAACGCCCCGGAGCGAGTCAGTCCTCCCACGCTTGAACGGGTGACAGAGCTGATCGCCGCTTCCGGATACCGCCCGAACATTGCCGCCCGGCAATTGCGGACGCGACGGTCCCGTAACCTCGGCTACCGGCTCTTTCCCTCCGCGGACGGCATCAATGGTGCCATCATGGACCGGTTCCTCCACTCCCTCACCGCGAGCCTTCAACAGCACGGGTACCGGGTTACAGTCTTTGCCGTCCCCAATGACGACGCCGAAATTGAAGCCTACGGGGAGCTTCTGGAGACCTCCGATCTTGACGGATTCATCCTCGCCGACACCCGCCAGGATGATCCACGGACGCGCTGGCTCATGGATCAGGAAGTCCCGTTTGTCACGTTTGGGCGGCCCTGGAGCGCTGACAATGAGGCATGCCCGCACCCTTGGGTGGATGTCGACGGCCAGGCCGGGACAGCGGAAGCCACACACTACTTGCTCAGTCAGGGCCACCGCCGGATCGGCTTTCTCGGCTGGCCGGACAGTGACAGCCCGGCAAGGGAACGCCCCGCCGGTTATGACCTGGGACGGGACCGGAGGGAAGGCTGGAAAACGGCACTGTCCCCCCACCTGGAGCCGCACGAACTGGATCTTATGTCCGTGGGCGTCCCGGACAGTATCCGTGAAGGTGCAGCAGGAGCGCTGACCCTGTTAGCCAACGGTGCTACAGCCATAGTCTGCGCCAGCGATTCCCTGGCACTCGGCGCCTCGGAGCAGCTACGGGCCGCCTTCCCGGACAAAGTTCCTGCAGTGATTGGCTTCGACGACACTCCTGTCGCCGCCGCGGTAGGAATGAGCAGCATCGCCCAGCCGGTGGAAGAGGCCGCGGGCACGGTTGTGGACATCATGCGCTCCATCCTGGACGGACCAACGGCCCAGCAACGCGCGCCCGAGCACGTCCTTCTTCCCTCCCGGCTTGTCCTGCGCGACGGCGGCGGGCCGCTGGCCACTCCGCCAGGACTGTAA
- a CDS encoding carbohydrate ABC transporter permease: MWLAYVALISLAVVYIFPFLINLATSFKTEPDAASDPLSLFPATWSSLAYGKLFLNSDFPLWFGNSVVVTVFVTCGRVFFDLLAGYALARIPFRGRSVIFAGVVAVMAVPGVVLLIPKFLVINQLGLYDSYAGMIIPLMADAAGVFIMKNFFESIPASVEEQARIDGAGTFRTFWSVVLPMSMPAVMTIVILSFQGSWNELSHFIIAAQSPELITLTKGVAQLSSGQLSAGTQYPLKLAAAAIMTIPVAIVFFIFQKRIMNSTAGALKE, from the coding sequence ATGTGGCTGGCCTACGTTGCTCTCATTTCGCTGGCAGTCGTCTATATATTCCCGTTTCTCATCAACCTCGCCACCTCATTTAAGACCGAACCCGACGCCGCAAGCGACCCCCTGTCACTGTTTCCGGCGACCTGGTCCAGCTTGGCGTACGGGAAGCTCTTCCTGAATTCGGATTTTCCCTTGTGGTTCGGGAACTCGGTGGTGGTCACGGTTTTTGTCACCTGCGGGCGGGTGTTCTTCGACCTGCTCGCCGGCTATGCCCTGGCCCGTATCCCTTTTCGCGGAAGGTCGGTGATTTTCGCCGGAGTTGTGGCTGTCATGGCTGTGCCCGGAGTTGTTCTCCTCATTCCCAAATTCCTGGTGATAAACCAGTTGGGACTGTACGACTCGTACGCGGGAATGATCATCCCGCTTATGGCGGATGCTGCAGGGGTCTTCATCATGAAGAACTTCTTCGAGTCCATCCCGGCCAGTGTCGAGGAACAAGCAAGAATCGACGGCGCAGGAACCTTCCGGACTTTTTGGTCTGTTGTCCTGCCCATGTCCATGCCTGCCGTGATGACCATCGTCATTCTCTCTTTTCAGGGATCCTGGAACGAACTGAGCCATTTCATCATCGCCGCCCAGAGCCCTGAACTCATCACACTTACCAAGGGCGTGGCCCAGCTCTCCTCCGGCCAGCTCAGCGCCGGAACCCAGTATCCGCTGAAACTTGCGGCGGCGGCCATCATGACCATCCCGGTGGCCATCGTGTTCTTCATCTTCCAGAAAAGGATCATGAACAGCACAGCAGGGGCGCTGAAGGAGTGA